A genomic stretch from Gorilla gorilla gorilla isolate KB3781 chromosome 20, NHGRI_mGorGor1-v2.1_pri, whole genome shotgun sequence includes:
- the LOC101147718 gene encoding LOW QUALITY PROTEIN: zinc finger protein 780B (The sequence of the model RefSeq protein was modified relative to this genomic sequence to represent the inferred CDS: deleted 2 bases in 2 codons; substituted 2 bases at 2 genomic stop codons), with product KECGKSFNRVSNHVQHQSIRAGVKPCECKGCGKGFIRGSNVIQHQKIHSSEKLFVCKEWRKTFRYHYQLIXHYQIHTGKKPFECKECGKAFSFLTQLAGLQVIHTGEKPFEFEKCGKAFNSGSNLVQHQSIHTGEKLYECKECGKTFRFSLVLTAHQRIILVXNPVNVQNVGRPLVVAQTLFNMLKFILVRNPIM from the exons aaggaatgtggaaagTCCTTTAATCGTGTCTCAAACCATGTTCAACATCAGAGTATTCGTGCTGGTGTAAAACCATGTGAATGTAAGGGGTGTGGGAAAGGCTTCATTCGTGGTTCAAACGTTATTCAGCATCAGAAAATTCATTCCAGTGAGAAACTTTTTGTATGCAAGGAGTGGAGGAAGACCTTTAGATATCATTACCAACTTATTTAACATTACCAAATTCACACTGGT AAAAAACCCtttgaatgtaaagaatgtggaaagGCCTTCAGTTTTCTGACACAGCTTGCTGGACTTCAGGTCATTCATACTGGCGAGAAGCCATTTGAATTTGAGaaatgtgggaaggccttcaaTAGTGGCTCAAACCTTGTTCAACATCAGAGTattcatactggtgagaaactCTATGAATGTAAGGAGTGTGGGAAAACTTTCAGATTTAGTTTGGTCCTGACTGCACATCAAAGAATT ATACTGGTATGAAACCCTGTGAATGTACAGAATGTGGGAAGACCTTTAGTTGTAGCTCAAACATTGTTCAACATGTTAAaattcatactggtgagaaaccctataATGTAA